In the Candidatus Schekmanbacteria bacterium genome, one interval contains:
- a CDS encoding glycosyltransferase, giving the protein MKISVVIPVKNSLQTLPECISAVKNSDYDDYEIVVVDDLSEDGSADYAREQGCRVVKSHPPHGVSAARNTGAIESRGEIIFFIDSDIIIEKDTLSKLSEIYETLSPDAVVGVQSEKLRFDNFLSQFKNLWMRFTYLNQPQYVALFYTSVASIRKDIFLEIGGFDENYNIPNVEDTDLGQKLYKAGYRIYLARELEVEHIKSYDFASIMKTDYYRARGLVKMVLRRGLKGLSEGNKTSVPSIYMLQMPAFFIAFLLLLAFIVSGNSIFLLWIIPCLILMVIANSTFLIFLGDKKSLLFVIISFFFIIIDNVSVLWGMITGWFSFFLTDNKYY; this is encoded by the coding sequence ATGAAGATATCTGTCGTAATACCTGTAAAAAATTCACTCCAGACGCTGCCTGAATGCATAAGTGCAGTCAAAAATAGCGATTATGATGATTATGAGATAGTGGTAGTTGATGATTTGAGTGAGGATGGATCGGCAGATTATGCAAGAGAGCAAGGATGCAGGGTAGTCAAGTCTCATCCTCCCCATGGAGTTTCTGCGGCAAGAAATACCGGTGCCATTGAAAGCAGAGGAGAGATAATCTTCTTTATTGATTCTGATATTATCATTGAAAAGGATACTCTTTCCAAGTTGTCAGAAATCTATGAGACATTGTCGCCCGACGCTGTTGTAGGAGTGCAATCGGAGAAATTGAGATTTGACAATTTTTTGAGCCAGTTTAAAAATCTTTGGATGAGATTTACTTATCTCAATCAGCCGCAATATGTAGCGCTTTTTTATACAAGTGTGGCTTCCATAAGAAAGGATATATTTCTTGAAATAGGGGGATTCGATGAAAATTACAACATCCCCAATGTTGAGGATACGGATTTGGGACAAAAGCTTTACAAGGCGGGATATAGAATATATCTTGCAAGGGAGTTGGAAGTTGAACATATAAAATCCTATGATTTTGCTTCAATTATGAAAACAGATTATTACAGAGCGCGAGGATTGGTAAAAATGGTATTGAGAAGAGGACTTAAAGGGTTATCGGAGGGGAATAAGACATCCGTGCCCAGCATCTATATGCTTCAGATGCCGGCATTTTTTATTGCCTTTCTTCTTTTACTTGCTTTTATTGTGAGTGGAAATTCGATTTTTCTGCTATGGATTATTCCCTGCCTGATTTTGATGGTAATCGCAAATAGCACTTTCCTGATATTTCTCGGGGATAAAAAATCTCTCTTATTTGTAATAATTTCATTTTTTTTTATAATTATCGATAATGTTTCTGTTTTATGGGGTATGATTACTGGGTGGTTTTCTTTTTTTTTAACAGACAACAAATATTATTGA